CTCAGCCCGCCGGCGGACGACGTCGTGGTGCCCTGGCCGCACAGCGGACTGGACGCCGTGGGACTGGCGTACCGCCGGTTCGGCCAGACCACCGATGCCGAGGTCCGGGACCTGCTGGGCCCCTGACGGATGCACCCGAGCCTCCGGCGCAGGCCGGCCGCAGCGACGATCCGGGTCCGGCCGGCCGGTTCCGCGGCTGTTCCCTAGAGAAGCGGGGCGTTGGCATCGGATACTGGGGAGACGGCCAGCCGGGCCGATGGGGGAATCTCTCTGGAGGTCTTGAGGATGTCCGCATCAGGCAGCGAGTTCCATCAAGGGTTTGCGTTGGACGCCATGAACCTGACCAAGTCCGTCGTGCGCGGAATCCGCCTCGGATTGGGCATCACCGGGCTGGTTTCGGTGATCCTGGGACTGCTTGTCCTCTTCTGGCCCGGAGCGACGCTCGAGGTGCTCGCAGTCCTCTTTGGCCTGTATTTCGTGATTGCCGGTGCCGTCCGCATTCTGCTCGGCGTTTTCACCGGCTTGGGCGGAGGGTTGAAGATCCTCAACATCCTGGTGGGCCTGGCCCTGCTGGTGGTCGGCGTGATCGCCATCCGCAACCCCACGGAAACCCTGACGGCACTCGGCCTGGTGATCGGGATCGCCTGGATCGTGGAGGGCGTGATGGCCCTGGCCGAGTCCGACCGCGGCGGGTCCCGCTGGTTCGCCATTGTGCTGGGGATCCTGAGCATCCTCGCCGGGATAGTGGTGCTCTTCCTCCCCCTGGAAACTCTGGCGGTCCTGGTGATTTACGGCGGGATCTTCCTTGTGGTCCTGGGCGCCATCCAGATTGTCCGCGCCTTTGCCTTCGGCCGGGGCATGCCCCGAAACGCTTGAACCTCCTTCCGGCAGTCAGCCTCCCGAACCGGGGGCCTGCGCGTCCAGAAACCTCCCAGCAGACGTCCAGACCGCGTTAACGCAGCGCTAACCTGCAGGCGCTCCCGGCCGTAACATACCGCCCCCATGCTTAAACCAGCGCCGCCGGTACCGGGGTGCCGGTCAGCCGCGGGGGGCTGGCCCGTCCATATTCTCCGCATTCTCCGCCCGGCTGCATCGGCAGAGGCAGGAACGGGCGCACAACCCGAACGGGAGTACCTCCATGGACTCTGGAAACACAGCCTGGCTGCTGGCCAGTTCCGCATTGGTCTGCCTGATGATCCCCGGGATCGCCTTCTTCTACGGCGGCATGGTGGGCTCACGGCGGATCCTGAACATGATGATGATGTGCTTTGGCGGGGCCAGCCTCGTGGCCGTCCTTTGGGTGCTTTACGGCTATTCCGCAGCGTTCGGCGACTCGCTGGGCGGCATGGGCCTGCTGGGCGACCCGCTGGAGTACCTCGGCCTCTCCGCACTCCTTACTGAAGATCCGGCCGCGTCCATCCCGGTGGCCCTGTTCGCTGCCTTCCAGCTGATGTTCGCGTGCGTAACCACCGCCCTGGTGGCCGGGTCCGCGGCCGGACGGATGAAGTTCGGCGCCTGGATGGTCTTCGCCGGGCTCTGGGCCACGCTGGTCTACTTCCCGGTGGCGCACTGGGTCTTCGCTTTTGACAACGCGGAGGGCACCGTCGTCGGCGGCTGGATCGCCAACCAGCTCGGCGCCATTGACTTCGCCGGAGGCACCGCCGTACACCTGAACGCCGGTGTCGCTGCACTGGCCCTGGCGCTGGTCCTGGGCCGCAGCAAAGGCTGGCCGCACTCGCACGGGCAGCCGCACAGCCGCCCGCTGATCCTGCTGGGGGCAAGCCTGCTCTGGATCGGCTGGTACGGCTTCAACGCCGGTTCCGCCCTCAGCGCCGGCCACTCCGCCGCCGTCGTTTTCCTGAATACCGCAGTTGCCGCAGCCGCCGGCATGCTCGGCTGGATGCTGATGGAACGCCTGCGGCTGGGACGCTCCTCAAGTCTGGGTGCGGCGTCGGGCCTGATCGCAGCCCTGGTGGCCATCACGCCCGCCTGCGGCGCGGTCAGCCCCCTGGGCGCCGTCGCCATCGGCGCGATCGCCGGACTGGTCTGCTCCTTGGCCATCGAGATGAAGTTCCGCCTCGGCTTCGACGATTCCCTGGACGTGGTGGGAGTCCACGCCGTCGGCGGCCTGCTGGGCACCCTGCTGATCGGTTTGTTCGCCACGGACGCGGCGCCCAACGGTGTCAGCGGCCTCTTCTACGGCGGCGGTTTCTCCCTGCTCGGCAGCCAGGCACTCGCCTGCGGAGCCGTGCTCATTTACTCCTTCGTGGTGACGTGGGTGATTGCCAAGGTGCTCCAGCTGACCATCGGCCTGCGCATCCCCGAAGAGAGCGAACTCAAGGGAATCGACCTCATGGCCCACTCCGAATCCGCCTACCTGAATGATGAAGAACCCGTGGAGCTCGGCGCACCGACCCGAACCTAGGACGGGCACCGAAAGGAGGAACGGGCGCACCCACCGCGGGTGCGCCCGTTCCGGTGTACCGGGTTGTTGTTCCCGGCCCCCGGCCGGCTCAGAGATCCCGGTACAGGCCTTCTTCCTGCTCCAGGTAGATGTCCAGCAGCCGGCGTGAATGCTCGCCCGCGGCACCCTCCTGCGCCAGGCCGTCCTTCATGGTTTCGGCCTGGGCGGCGCCGCTGGGGAAGGGCGGAAGCAGCGGCACCGCGGGATCGGTGACCACTTCGATCAGGAACGGCCGGGTGGCGGCGAGCGCCACGTCCCAGGCTTCACCCAGGAGCTCCGGATCCTCCACCCGGATGCTTTCCAGTCCCAGCAGCTTGGCGTACTCCGCGTACTTGAAGTCCGGCAGCGACTGGCTGTCCTCGAACCGCGGATCGCCCTCCATTTCGCGCTGTTCCCAGGTGACCTCGGCCAGCTCGCGGTTGTTCAGCACGCAGAGAACGAACCGCGGATCCTCCCACTTCTGCCAGAGCCGGCTCAGGGTGATCAGTTCGGTCACTCCGGCCATCTGCATGGCGCCGTCTCCGGAGAGCGCCACGACCGGCCGGTCCGGATACGCCAGCTTCGCGGCCAGTCCGTACGGCACGGCGCAGCCCATGCTGGCCAGCGTGCTGGACAGGTGCGCGGGCACGCCCTCCGGAAGGTGCAGCTGCCGGGCGTACCAGTACACGGAGCTGCCGACGTCGACCGCCACCTGTGCGTTGTCCGGCAGGCGCCGGTTCAGCTCGTAGACCACGCGTTCGGGGTTCACCGGATCGGCGGGCGTCATGGCCCGTACGCGGGCCAGTTCGTGCCAGCGGCGTACGCTTTCCTCCACCTGCCCCCGCCAGGGAGTATCCGGTTTAGCTTCCAGCAACGGGATCAGGGCATCCAGGCTGGCTACGGTGTCTCCGGTGATGCCGACCTCCACCGGGTAGCGGTTCCCGATTGCGGAAGCATCCCGGTCAATCTGCACCCCGCGCGCCGTCCCCGGCTTTGGGTAGAACTCGGTCCACGGGTCGCTGGAGCCGATGATCAGCAGGGTGTCGCAGTTGTCCATCACGTAGCCGGCGGAACTGGTGCCAAGGTGTCCCATGGTTCCGGCGGCCAGCGGCAGGGTTTCATCCACGTACGGTTTGCCGAGCAGGCTGGTGGTGATGCCCGCACCGATCTTCTCGGCCAGGGCGGCGACCTGGGCGCGGGCATTCCGTGCACCCTGCCCCACGAGCAGGGCCACCCGCTCGCCGGAATTGATCAGGTCCGCGGCGGCCCGGATGTCCGCCGGGTCCGGCGAGGTCCGCGCGGGGCTGAACACGGGAACGGTGTTGAGGATGCCGTGCTCCTGTTCCAGGTCCGGGGCCGGGGCCTGCTGCACGTCATGCGGGATGATGACGACGGCGGGCGTGCCGGTGGCCAGCGCCTTCTTGAACGCGCGGTCCAGCACCAGCGGGACCTGCTCGGGGGAATTGATCTGCTGACGGAACGCCGACGCAACATCCCGCGTCAGGTTCATCAGGTCCACTTCCTGCATGTACGAGGACCCCAGCACGCTGCGGGACTGCTGCCCGACAATGGCCACCACGGGTGCCCCGTCCAGCCGGGCGTCGTACAGGCCGTTGAGCAGATGGATGGCGCCGGGCCCCTGGGTGGACATCATCACCCCTACCCCGCCGGTGTACTTCGCATGCCCCACCGCCATAAATGCTGCGTTTTCCTCGTGCCGGACCTGGATGAACTCGGGGTCGCCGCTGCGGCGCATCGCGCCCAGGACCGTATTGATGCCGTCTCCGCTGTAGCCGAACACCCGGTCCACATTCCAGGCCTTCAGGCGTTCGACAATCAGATCCGCTACGAGCCGCTCACTCATGGAAGCCTCCTGTAATCAGCATGCTTACGATACGGCCACACTATTGCATTAGTTGCCCGCCCCGGGAACCCAAGGGTGGCACAGCAGGCACCAGGTGCCGCCATCCCCCGGACTTTCAGATAGTGACGTGCGGCACATTTCACGTACCCTTGGGTGCATTGCTCCTGGTTCGTGACAAAGATGCCCGATTGGAGGCGCCGGCCGTGCCGATTCCCGTTCCGATGAACGATTCCGCACCCCTCGGCACCCCTGAAGGAGCCCGCCGGACAAGCCGGTTTTCCACCGCGCAGGCGCCGCTGCGGCAACGGCTGGATTTATGGGAGGAATACAACGAGCAGGCACTGTTCGGGCTGCGCTGCAGCACCCTCTCGGAACGCAGCCTCCTGGCCACCCAAACCAACCTTGCACTGCCCCGGATCCGGCTTACGCATATCAACGGGAATGACCATGTAATTGAACGCGCGCCGGAGAATATCCGCAGGAACCCGGTCGACGCCGTAATGCTCTGCCTGCTGCTCGAGGGGAAGGCGTTTTTCTACCACGACGCCGGCTGCGAAACCCTGGCGGCAGGGGAAGCCGTCGTTTATGACGCCAACCGGCCTTTTATGTACGGCTTTTCCACGGATATGCGCCAGGTGATTGTGGAGGTACCCCGCACGGTGCTGCGCGAGCAGTCGGCACGCGAAGAGTACTTCCGTCCGCGGGTGCTCCGCATCGCCGGGTCACCCGCCGCCACGCACGCCAACACCACTGCCAACGCGGTGCTTGGGGCCTTCCGGGATCCGGTTGAAGATACGGACGAGCTGGAACGGAGCGTGCTGGAAATGTTCTCCATCATTACCGGCGAGCCCGGGGCCGCGCCTTCGCTGGCCTATCTCGCAGCCGCCCGCGATTACATCGGAACACATCTGGGCCGGCCGGCCCTGTCCCTGGCCCAGATAGCCCGCGCCGTGGGGATCAGCGAGCGCCACCTGACCCGGGTTTTCGCAGAAGCAGGTACCAGCCCGGCCCGGTATGTACTGGAGACCCGGCTGACCCGTGCCCAGCAGCTGCTGGCAGATCCGGCCCACGCCGCCACCTCCATCGCAGCAATCGCGGCGTCCGTCGGATTCGTTTCGGCCGCCCACTTCTCCCGGGCATTCCGTCTGGAGTACGGCTGCACACCCCGCGACGCCCGCCTTTCAGCGGCCGCACGCCAGGCGGAATAAGCCGGCCCTTTCCAGAATATGATCCTTGCCGAATCCGGACATCGGCTTGCCTGTTCCGGACCAGGCCTTCAGCGGCGCCTGCCCTGCCGGAGACAGTGGGACCTACATCACACCCAGTGTCATTTCCGAAAGGCTCCGGACCCTATGAAAACCTCTCCCCGCCACCTGCTCGGGCTGCTCGCTGTCCCGGCACTGGTCCTGTCCCTTGCCGCCTGCGGTGACGATGCCGGCACAACGTCCGACGCCGCCGAAACCGGTTCCTCGTCAGTGGACACAGCGGCGCTCGAGACCATGCTCACCGACTTCCAGAAGCCCCTCGAAGAAGAGGTGCCGACGGAGTCCGCGGCCATCGCGAAAGACAAGAGCATCGTGGTCATCCCCTGCACCTATTCGTCCGAAGCCTGCGCCCGCGGAGCCGACGCTGCGATGGAAGCGGCTGAATCCCTTGGCTGGGAAACCCGCATGATCGATCCGGCCGGCAATCCGGAAAAAGCCCGCCAGGCCATCGACCAGGCGATCCAGCTCGGTGCCGACGGCATCATCTTCACCGCCGCCGTAGGCGACCAGATCGATGCTTCGCTGAAGCAGGCCCGGGAAGCCGGCATTTTCCTGGTCAACAGCATGTCCCCCGCCGATGACCGCTTCGACGTCGAGGTTGTGCCGGATGAGGAGGTCTCGGGCAAGATGATGGCTGCGGCCATCGCCCAGGACAGCGGCGGAGACGCGAAGATCCTGCTCACCACCGACCCGGCCTTCCCGTCCATCACGGCGCGCACCGAGGCGTTCGAGAAGTGGCTCCCCGAGCTTTGCTCCGGCTGCGAGATCGTCGAGACCATCGAAACGCAGATGTCCCAGCTGCAGTCCGGACTGCCGCCGCAGATCCAGGCCACCCTGACCGCCAACCCGGACATCGACTACATCTGGACGCACACCGGTGCCGCCGTCGTCTCCACCCAGGCCACCGTGGAGCGCAGCGCCAACGGCGAGAAGATCAAGATGGTTTCCTACGACGGCAACTCCGCCAACCTGAACCTGATCAAGGACGGCAAGAGCCAGTTCGCGGACGTCATCAAGCCGATGGAGCACACGGGCTACCTGTCCGTGCATGAGATGAACAACCTCTTCGCCAACGGTGCCAGCGGGCACCAGGTCATCGAGATGCCCAAACGCATGGTGCTGCAGGAGACCCTGCCCGAGCTGCCGTGGACGGGTGACTCCGACTGGAAGTCAGCCTTCACGGCTCTGTGGGAGAACGCGGGCTAGTTTCCGCGGAACCCACGCGGCCGGCCCGGTTATCCGGGCCGGCCGTATACCGCTTTCCCGCTGCCACACATTCAGGAGTACCCATGGAGCACACCGCAGCCCTGAGCATCCGCGGAATCAGCAAGACCTTTACCGGACAACGGGCCCTCGACGGCGTCAGCCTCGACATCCAGACCGGCAAAGTGACCGCACTGTTGGGCATGAACGGCTCCGGAAAGTCGACGCTGATCAAGATCCTGGCCGGGGTCTACGCGCCGGATCCCGGCGGAAGCCTTTCGGTCCGCGGCAAGGACCTGCAACTGCCGCTTACACCCGCGGCCGCACACGCCGCAGGCCTGCGGTTCCTTCACCAGGACCTGGGACTCGTGGACGCGCTGACGATCGCCGACAACTTTGCGCTTTCCGACGGGTTCTTCACCCGCACCGCTTTTTCCCCGGTGAAGCTCCGGAAGGAACACGCCCACGTGGCAGCCACGTTGGAGCTCCTGGGCATCGACGAACATCCCGGCAGGCTGGTCGGTGACCTCACCCCCTCCACCCGCACCATGGTGGGCATCGCCCGCGCCTTCCAGCACCGCTCCGGGAGCGTCGACGACGGCGCCCCCGCCGACGTCGACGCGCTCCGCCGCAACATCCTGATCCTGGACGAGCCCACCGCCTCGCTGCCCGCGCACGAGGCAGACCGCGTCCTGGCCCTGCTGGACATGCTCCGCGGCCACGGCGGAACCGCCGTTTATGTCAGCCACCGGATCGAGGAGGTCCGCCGCATCGCGGACAATGTCGCCGTGCTCCGTGACGGCCTGCTCGTTGCGGACGAGCCGCTGGGCGAACGTGACGCCGCGGCGGTCGTTTCCCTGGTCATCGGCCGCGAATTGGAGTCCCCCGCCATCCGCAGCGCCGAGGAACGCGAAGGCCCGGTGCTGCTGAGCACCCGTGCACTCAGCGGACCCCGGCTGGACGGTATCGACCTGGATGTGCACGCCGGAGAGATCGTGGGGGTCACGGGCCTGGTCGGCTGCGGCCGCAGCGAACTGGTCCGTCTGATCGCCGGTGCCCAGCAGCCGTCCGCCGGGTCCATGACCTTGGCCGGCAAGCCGTACACACCGGATTCCCCTGCAGCCGCAATCACGTCGGGGGTGGCCTGCGTTCCGCAAAACCGCCGGCGGGACGGCGTCGTCCTGGACCTGGGGGTCGGAGAAAACCTGACGCTCGGGCGCCTGCGCCGGTATACCCGCGGACCGGTCATAAACCGCGCTGCGGAGAAGGCCGCCGCGGAGGACCTCTCCCGCCGCTTCCTGGTGAAGACCGCGTCCCTCGCCGCACCTGTGCGCAGCCTCTCCGGCGGCAACCAGCAGAAAGTGGTTGTTGCACGCGCAGCGAGCGGCACGCCGTTGCTGCTGCTGCTGGATGAACCCTCCCAGGGGGTTGACGCACTGGCCCGGCAGGAGATCAGCCGGCTGCTTCAGGAACTTGCCGACGACGGCGTGGCAGTCCTGGTCGCCAGCACCGACTACGACGACTTCGTCGGCCTGGCGGACCGCGTGGTGGTCCTGGACCGCGGCCGGATTGCCGCCGAGCTCTCCGGGCCGGAAATCACCGAGGACGGAATCGCCCTCGCCTGCCAGACCGGCGCACCGGCTTAGGCCGCACCCCACCTACTACGCACACCCCACCAAGGAGCCTCTACAGTGAACCTCCGCCTCAACCCCGGCATCCTCATGAAGAACTACGGCATCGTAGTCTTCCTGGTACTGATGATCGCCGTCTTCGCGCTGCTTATGCCGGATACCTTCGCGACGTCCGGCAACTTCCGGCAGATCCTCGCCGACCAGGCGGTCCCGGGCATCCTGGCACTGGCCGTCATCCTGCCGCTGGCCGCCGGAGAGTTCGACCTTTCCGTGGGTGCCAACCTCGGCATCTGCACCATCACCGGAATAGTCCTGGCCGGTACCGGCCTGCCGCTGCCGCTGATCCTGCTCGCCACGCTTGCCCTGGGGATGCTGATCGGCGCCATCAACGCGTTCATGACCATCGTCGTCGGCGTCAACGCCTTTATTGCGACCCTGGGCATGGCCACCATCCTGGCCGGATTGAACCTGCTGCTGACCAATTCCACGCTGATCACCCATTCCTCCGATGCGTTCTCGGCCCTGACCGGGCTCCGCCTGCCCGGCGGGCTGCAGGTAGTTGTGTTCTACTTCCTCGCCGCGGCCCTCATCCTCTGGTTCGTCCTGGAACGCACTCCCTTCGGCCGGTACCTGCGGGCCACCGGTTTGGGGCGCGACGCCGCCGAACTTTCCGGGGTGCGCACCAAGAGATACCTGGCCGCGGCCTTCATCGGCGCCGGACTGCTCGGCGGACTTGCCGGAACGCTGCAGGCGTCCCGCGCTGGAAATGCGACGCCGGACCTTGGCCCGGAATTCCTGCTGCCGGCCTACGCCGCTGCGTTCCTGGGTGCCACGGCCATCCGTGCCGGCTACTTCAACGTCTGGGGCACTGTAACGGGCGTGTACCTGCTTGCCGTCGGAGCCAACGGGCTGGTCATCCTGGGTGCCAAGACCTGGGTTACCAACGTTTTCAACGGGGTAGCTTTGCTGATCGCCGTCTCAGCCGCCACCCTGGTGCAGCGCCGCAAGACGCGGGCGGTGCGTCCGGCCTCCGCGGCAGCGGGTTCCGCCCCGGCAGAAACACCACCCGGCCAAGGTGCTTCCACCCCGGCCTGATCCCTCCCGCAAGGGAACCAATCCTTCGCAGCCATCTTGTTTCACCGCAATCTAGGAGCAGCCATGTCCATCCTCGCCACATCCGCCTGGCACGGAAAAATCCACACCGATTCCTGGACGGCCGGGTCCGGCGGCGTTATCGACGTCGTCGAACCCGCCACCGGGCTTGTCCTGGGTGCCGTTGGGGCAGCGGACCGCGCCGATGCCCTTGCCGCCGCAACCCGGGCGGCTGCCGCGCAGCAGGCATGGGCACAGACCAAGCCGGAGGAGCGTGCCGCGGTGCTGCGGCGGGCGGGGATGCTCTTCGAGGACCATGCCAAGGAAATCCAAGGATGGATCATTCGCGAGACCGGGGGAATTGAGGCCAAGGCGGCGCTGGAGACCCACATTGCCGCCAACGAATGCTTCGAAGCGGCTGCGCTTCCCGCCCACCCGGCCGGGGAAGTGCTGACCTCCAATGAAAACCGCTGGTCCTTCGCTCGGCGCCGGGCTGCCGGCGTCGTGTCGGTGATTTCCCCCTTCAACTTCCCCCTGATCCTCTCCATCCGGTCGGTGGCGCCGGCCCTGGCGCTCGGCAACGCCGTCCTGCTGAAGCCGGACCCCCGCACCAGCGTCTCCGGCGGTGTGTCCATCATGCGCATCTTCGAACTGGCCGGCCTTCCTGCCGGAGTCCTGCAGCTGCTCCCCGGGGGTGCCGACGTCGGGCAGGCCCTGGTGGAAGCCCCGGAGGTACGCATCATCTCCTTCACGGGTTCCACGGCGGCCGGGCGCAAGGTCGGCGAGACTGCGGGCCGCCTGCTCAAGCGCGCCCACCTGGAGCTGGGCGGCAACAACGCCCTGATCGTGCTGCCCGGCGCCGACGTTGAGCTGGCTGCGTCTGCCGGAGCCTTCGGTTCCTTTATGCACCAAGGACAGATCTGCATGACCACCGGACGCCACCTGGTCCACGAATCCCTGCTGGAGGAGTACATCGACAGGCTCTCGGCCAAAGCCCGGGCGCTGCCGGTCGGGGATCCGCACACCGGCAGCGTAGCGTTGGGCCCGATCATCGACGAGCGCCAGCGCGACAACATTGACCGCCTGGTACGGGCGGCCAAGGACGCCGGTGCCCGGATTGCGGCGGGTGGAAACTATGAGGGCCTCTTCTACCAGCCCACTGTCTTGACCGAGCTGACCCCGGACAACCCCGCGTGGACGGAGGAGATCTTCGGGCCGGTGGCCCCCGTGCTGGGGTTCTCGACCGTCGATGAGGCGGTCGAGCTGGCCAATGCCTCCGAATACGGCCTCTCCGTGGGCGTGCTGGGTGAGGTGGGAATGGCGATGGAGGTGGCAGACCGCATGATCTCGGGGAAAGTGCACATCAACGAACAAACCGTCTCCGATGAAGCCAATTCACCGTTCGGCGGGATGGGCGCTTCCGGCACGGGTTCCCGTTTCGGCGGGGCGGGCGCCAACATCGAAGCGTTTACCGAAACGCAGTGGCTGACCATGCGGCCCGGAATTGCCGGATATCCCTTCTAGGCAGAATCCGTTTATTCGGGCCGGCTAAGCCCGCCTGGCACTACATCCCTCCCGAGGCCACGGGCTATCCTCATCCCATGCCCAAGGTCATCTATTACGTCGCATCCTCCCTGGACGGTTTTATTGCCACCGATGACAACCGGCTGGACTGGCTGCTCCAGTTCGGTTTCGAGGCGTTCCAGGACCACTACAACCGGTTTATGGCCGACGTCGGCGCGGTGGTTATGGGGGCGGACACCTACCGCTGGGTCCGGGCGGAGCAACCGGACAGCTGGGAGTACACCCAGCCGTGCTGGGTACTCACGCACGGGGAAGAGTCCGGCCCGGCGGAGGGGGACGTCCGGTTTGCCTCCGGTGACGTACGCGAGGTGCTCCGGGCTGCTCGGGACGCGGCAGGAGAAGGGAACATCTGGGTAGTGGGCGGCGGCAATGTGGCGGCACAGTTCGCCGAGGCCGGGCTGCTGGACGAACTGTGGATCACTTACATGCCGGTGGCGCTGGGCACCGGGCGGCGCCTGCTGCCGGTGTCCGGCCCCACCGCACCCATGCGCCTGATCGCCAGCACGCAGTTCAACGGCGGCGCCGCCGAGCTCCGCTACGCCGTGGGGAAAGTGCAGTAGAGACCGTTTGCCGGGGAACAAACGGTACCTACAACACTTTCGGTTGGTGAATGCGGGGCGGGCCGACCCGTTTTCCCGGCATTACCGACGGCCCCGCCGAACAGCATTTCCGTCCGCGGCCCGGCTGGCCGTTTAAGCGGTATTAGACCTGTAATGTTTGCTGAGACTCCGCTCACGGCAATGCGGGCACGGAATATGAAAGAAAAGCAGGCGTACAGGTAAATGAAGACTGATATCCGCACCCGGAACAATGTTCGCGTCCTAGGACGAGCGGACGGGCCGGTACTGCTTTTCGCCCACGGTTTCGGCTGCGACCAGGGCATGTGGTCCCGGGTACTGCTGCGTTTCACCGATGAGTACAAAGTGGTTCTCTTCGACCACGTCGGTGCCGGTGGTTCCGACCTCGCCGCCTACACACCGGCCAAATACGCCACCTTGGACGGCTACGTCGCCGATGTCCTGGAACTGTGCGAAGAGCTGGACCTGCAGGATGTCACCTTCATCGGCCACAGCGTGAGCGCCATGATGGCCATTGCCGCCGGCGCCACCGCCGCCGAACGCCTTGCCCGGATCATCCTGGTAGCGCCGTCGCCCAGCTACATGGACTATCCCGAGGACGGCTACGAAGGCGGCTTCAGCCGCGCCGACCTCGACGAACTCCTCGAATCCCTGGATACCAATTACCTGGTCTGGGCCGCCACCATGGCACCGGTGATCATGGGCAACCCGGCCGTTCCCGCCCTGGGCACCGAACTCGAGGGCAGTTTCTGCCGGGTCAACCCGACCATCGCCCGACAGTTTGCCCGCGTGGCTTTCCTGAGCGATGTCCGGAGCCTGCTGCATAAGGTGTCAGTCCCCACCCTCATCATGCAGGCCTCCGCGGATCTCCTGGCCCCCGACCACGTGGGCCGCTACCTGCAGGAACACATCCCGCACAGCACGCTGGTGCAGATGGAAGCCACCGGCCACCTCCCCCATGTCAGCGCACCGGAGGAGACCGCGGACATCATCCTCGGCTACCTGCAGCAGTCGGAGTAGGCACATCGTGGACCTGGATTTCCGGCTCGACTACCGCGCCCTGTCCCAAACCGCTCCGGCGGGCTATTTCATCACCCTGACGGACGGTACCGTGGTGGACGCCAACGGCACGGCGCAGAAATGGATTGGCAAGGCGTTGGAGGACGTCCGCGGCACCAGCTTCCTGAAGCTGCTGCCCGTGGGTGACCGGATTGTCTACACCACCCACGCCATGCCGCAGCTGGCGTTGAACGCGGCGTTTGCCGAACTCGCCGTCGACCTCCTGGGACCCGACGGCCGGCGCATCCCGGTCCTGCTCTCCGCCACCCGCTCCCCCGCGGCCGACGGGAGGCCGGCCCTTGACCAGGTGGTTGCCTTCTATGCGCACGAGCGCCGGCTGTACGAGCGTGACCTCATTTCGGCCCTGCGCACCGCCGAGGACGCCGAGGCCGCCCGCGCCGAGGCTGAGGCCAGCCTCACCGCCCAGGCAGTGGTGCTGCAGGAAAAGGATGTGGTGCTGCAGGCCTCGCTGATGGAGAGCCTGCGCAAGGAATCGATGCTGGAAACCATCCTGAACACCATCCGGGTTGGTGTGGCGGTCATTGACGAGGACGGCCGCCGCATCCTTACCAATTCCCGCCAGCAGCTCCACGAGCGCCTCGCGGCCCCTTCGTTCACCACCCGCCCCACCGAAGCGGAAATGTACATTTTCGGGCCGGACCGCACCACACCGGTCCCCGTGGACCAGCGTCCGGTGAAGCGGGCAGCCCTCGGCCAGTCCTTCTCGGACCAACTCGTTTGGTACGGGAACGGCGAGGAGCAGAAGGCGCTGAGCGTCTCGGCCCGCTCCGTCAAGGGCGACGACGACGCCTTCCGCGGTTCCGTGATCGCCTACAGCGACGTCACCGGCCTGGTGAATGCCGTGGCGGCGAAGGACGACTTCGTGGCGAATGTGTCCCATGAGCTGCGCACCCCGCTGACCTCGATCATGGGCTACCTGGAACTGGCGCTCGACGAAGAAGATGCCATCCCGGCGTATGTGGCCTCCTCGCTGAAGGTGGCGCAGCGGAATT
This genomic stretch from Arthrobacter sp. zg-Y1110 harbors:
- a CDS encoding sugar ABC transporter ATP-binding protein is translated as MEHTAALSIRGISKTFTGQRALDGVSLDIQTGKVTALLGMNGSGKSTLIKILAGVYAPDPGGSLSVRGKDLQLPLTPAAAHAAGLRFLHQDLGLVDALTIADNFALSDGFFTRTAFSPVKLRKEHAHVAATLELLGIDEHPGRLVGDLTPSTRTMVGIARAFQHRSGSVDDGAPADVDALRRNILILDEPTASLPAHEADRVLALLDMLRGHGGTAVYVSHRIEEVRRIADNVAVLRDGLLVADEPLGERDAAAVVSLVIGRELESPAIRSAEEREGPVLLSTRALSGPRLDGIDLDVHAGEIVGVTGLVGCGRSELVRLIAGAQQPSAGSMTLAGKPYTPDSPAAAITSGVACVPQNRRRDGVVLDLGVGENLTLGRLRRYTRGPVINRAAEKAAAEDLSRRFLVKTASLAAPVRSLSGGNQQKVVVARAASGTPLLLLLDEPSQGVDALARQEISRLLQELADDGVAVLVASTDYDDFVGLADRVVVLDRGRIAAELSGPEITEDGIALACQTGAPA
- a CDS encoding ABC transporter permease, with translation MNLRLNPGILMKNYGIVVFLVLMIAVFALLMPDTFATSGNFRQILADQAVPGILALAVILPLAAGEFDLSVGANLGICTITGIVLAGTGLPLPLILLATLALGMLIGAINAFMTIVVGVNAFIATLGMATILAGLNLLLTNSTLITHSSDAFSALTGLRLPGGLQVVVFYFLAAALILWFVLERTPFGRYLRATGLGRDAAELSGVRTKRYLAAAFIGAGLLGGLAGTLQASRAGNATPDLGPEFLLPAYAAAFLGATAIRAGYFNVWGTVTGVYLLAVGANGLVILGAKTWVTNVFNGVALLIAVSAATLVQRRKTRAVRPASAAAGSAPAETPPGQGASTPA
- a CDS encoding benzaldehyde dehydrogenase, producing MSILATSAWHGKIHTDSWTAGSGGVIDVVEPATGLVLGAVGAADRADALAAATRAAAAQQAWAQTKPEERAAVLRRAGMLFEDHAKEIQGWIIRETGGIEAKAALETHIAANECFEAAALPAHPAGEVLTSNENRWSFARRRAAGVVSVISPFNFPLILSIRSVAPALALGNAVLLKPDPRTSVSGGVSIMRIFELAGLPAGVLQLLPGGADVGQALVEAPEVRIISFTGSTAAGRKVGETAGRLLKRAHLELGGNNALIVLPGADVELAASAGAFGSFMHQGQICMTTGRHLVHESLLEEYIDRLSAKARALPVGDPHTGSVALGPIIDERQRDNIDRLVRAAKDAGARIAAGGNYEGLFYQPTVLTELTPDNPAWTEEIFGPVAPVLGFSTVDEAVELANASEYGLSVGVLGEVGMAMEVADRMISGKVHINEQTVSDEANSPFGGMGASGTGSRFGGAGANIEAFTETQWLTMRPGIAGYPF
- a CDS encoding dihydrofolate reductase family protein; translated protein: MPKVIYYVASSLDGFIATDDNRLDWLLQFGFEAFQDHYNRFMADVGAVVMGADTYRWVRAEQPDSWEYTQPCWVLTHGEESGPAEGDVRFASGDVREVLRAARDAAGEGNIWVVGGGNVAAQFAEAGLLDELWITYMPVALGTGRRLLPVSGPTAPMRLIASTQFNGGAAELRYAVGKVQ
- a CDS encoding alpha/beta fold hydrolase — translated: MKTDIRTRNNVRVLGRADGPVLLFAHGFGCDQGMWSRVLLRFTDEYKVVLFDHVGAGGSDLAAYTPAKYATLDGYVADVLELCEELDLQDVTFIGHSVSAMMAIAAGATAAERLARIILVAPSPSYMDYPEDGYEGGFSRADLDELLESLDTNYLVWAATMAPVIMGNPAVPALGTELEGSFCRVNPTIARQFARVAFLSDVRSLLHKVSVPTLIMQASADLLAPDHVGRYLQEHIPHSTLVQMEATGHLPHVSAPEETADIILGYLQQSE